A genomic region of Bernardetia sp. ABR2-2B contains the following coding sequences:
- the infB gene encoding translation initiation factor IF-2, producing MAENKKQMRLSQVARKLNIGRNTIVEHLRKKGHDLKGNPNEPINQEMYAILEKDFEGSLKNRREASNIKIGTTSATAKTIDKDTKAKSQTEVQTEKEDDDTEQEKELFIKGNVKSTPQTSSQDQKKEDKKKAEPETFTTDSHQMKVVGKVDLDKFNKKKGSTKKSASNKQADKKETSKTVSKQETKATSSKQISSKAKSIDNTATKKNSAPKTTVDSTNKKDTVEKTTPKSDNNKTVKQDDKKSQKENKPSQNSKTPSNSINKNDSNKKVEASKDSNTKKEDKNSSNKATPQPSNKKDKRSSDSKKADNKSNKPETSVNKAKENSKKNQEKDIKATSKTSDKKEDVKGKGEEDYVSSQGDKLPGLKVVGKIDLSSFSKKKKSSDDKSDDGTRRRRRRRRRRRGEGEGSSDSKPQDLTKLNTSDKTGSTTTKPKTDSDNSRRRKKRRKEQPSAKEVQEQIKATLARMNTGSGKGGRGKRGGSRRDKREARETEQNEVKVENKLLKVTEFIPASDFANLLDVSINELISKGIGLGVMISINLRLDAEVITLLADEFGYDVEFTSAEEETEVVIETKDKPEDLEPRAPIVTIMGHVDHGKTTLLDYIRKAKVADGEAGGITQHIGAYNVTLDEGKELTFLDTPGHEAFTAMRARGAKVTDVVIIVVAADDGVMPQTREAINHAKLAEVPIIIAINKIDKVGANPDRVKQELADMNVLIEEWGGKYQAHHISAKKGEGIDELLEGVILEAEILELKANPNRNAAGTVVDASLDKGRGYVATTIVQNGTLKVGDVILAGSHFGKVRAMIDHLGNRLEHAPPSTPVQILGLDGAPQAGDRFNVMKSEREAKDIATRREQILREQSIRATRRLTLSDINRRLAIGNFQQLNLIIKGDVDGSVEALADSLQKLSTDEVNVNVVMKGVGQISESDINLATISDAIIIGFQVRPSRNARALADREQVEVRLYSVIYKAIDEVKSAIVGLLAPKIEEDIVGTVEIRETFKVSKVGVIAGCMVTTGKIKRNNKIRIIRDGIVIHEGEIETLKRYKDDVQEVKSGFECGISIKNYNEIQVGDEIESYEEREVKRTFEELKNATPTPKEEATKEAKESKEKQAKEKETN from the coding sequence ATGGCAGAAAATAAAAAACAAATGAGACTTAGTCAGGTCGCCCGAAAATTAAATATCGGACGCAATACCATAGTCGAACATCTACGAAAAAAAGGACACGATTTGAAAGGCAATCCCAATGAGCCTATCAATCAAGAAATGTATGCAATTTTGGAAAAAGACTTTGAGGGTTCGCTCAAGAATAGGAGAGAAGCGTCTAATATCAAAATAGGAACTACTTCTGCAACAGCCAAAACTATTGATAAAGATACGAAAGCCAAATCTCAAACAGAGGTTCAGACAGAGAAAGAGGATGACGATACGGAACAAGAAAAAGAATTGTTTATAAAAGGAAACGTAAAATCAACTCCTCAAACTAGTTCACAAGACCAGAAAAAAGAAGATAAAAAGAAAGCAGAACCTGAAACGTTTACTACTGATTCACATCAAATGAAAGTAGTAGGAAAGGTAGATTTAGATAAGTTTAATAAGAAAAAAGGTTCTACTAAAAAGTCAGCTTCAAATAAACAAGCAGATAAAAAAGAAACAAGTAAAACAGTTTCGAAACAGGAGACAAAGGCGACTAGTTCAAAGCAAATATCATCTAAAGCAAAATCTATTGATAATACAGCTACAAAGAAAAATTCAGCTCCTAAAACAACAGTAGATAGCACAAATAAGAAGGATACAGTAGAAAAAACGACACCTAAAAGTGATAATAATAAAACTGTAAAGCAAGACGATAAGAAGAGCCAAAAGGAAAACAAGCCTTCTCAAAACTCTAAAACACCATCTAATTCTATAAATAAGAATGATAGTAATAAGAAGGTAGAAGCATCAAAGGATTCTAATACAAAAAAAGAAGACAAAAACAGTAGTAATAAAGCTACTCCACAGCCTTCTAATAAAAAAGACAAAAGAAGTTCAGATAGTAAGAAAGCTGATAATAAGTCAAATAAGCCTGAAACTTCTGTAAATAAAGCAAAAGAGAATTCTAAAAAGAATCAAGAAAAAGATATAAAAGCTACCTCTAAAACTTCTGATAAAAAAGAAGATGTTAAGGGTAAAGGAGAGGAAGATTATGTTTCTTCACAGGGGGATAAATTACCAGGACTTAAAGTAGTTGGTAAAATAGATTTATCTTCTTTCTCTAAAAAGAAAAAATCATCTGATGATAAGTCCGATGATGGAACTCGTCGTCGTCGTCGTCGTCGTCGTCGTCGTAGAGGAGAAGGAGAAGGTTCTTCAGATAGCAAACCACAGGACTTGACTAAACTGAACACAAGTGATAAAACAGGTTCGACCACTACTAAGCCAAAAACAGATTCTGACAATAGTAGAAGACGCAAAAAGAGACGTAAAGAACAACCTTCTGCTAAGGAAGTTCAAGAACAAATCAAGGCTACTCTTGCTCGTATGAACACAGGTTCTGGAAAAGGTGGAAGAGGCAAAAGAGGTGGAAGTAGAAGAGATAAACGTGAGGCTCGTGAAACTGAACAGAACGAAGTAAAAGTAGAAAACAAGTTATTAAAAGTAACAGAGTTTATTCCTGCAAGTGATTTTGCAAACTTACTTGATGTTTCTATTAACGAACTTATTTCTAAAGGAATTGGATTAGGCGTAATGATTTCAATCAATTTACGTCTTGATGCCGAAGTTATTACGCTTCTTGCCGATGAATTTGGTTACGATGTAGAGTTTACATCTGCTGAAGAAGAAACAGAAGTTGTAATAGAAACCAAAGACAAACCAGAAGATTTAGAACCTCGTGCGCCTATTGTTACCATTATGGGACACGTAGATCACGGTAAAACAACTCTTCTTGATTACATAAGAAAAGCAAAAGTAGCAGATGGAGAAGCTGGTGGAATCACGCAGCATATTGGAGCTTATAATGTTACTTTAGATGAAGGAAAAGAACTTACTTTTTTAGATACTCCAGGACACGAAGCCTTTACAGCAATGCGTGCAAGGGGTGCAAAAGTTACTGATGTTGTTATTATTGTTGTAGCAGCAGATGATGGTGTTATGCCTCAAACTCGTGAAGCAATTAATCATGCTAAACTTGCCGAAGTACCTATTATTATTGCTATCAACAAGATAGATAAAGTAGGAGCTAACCCAGACCGAGTAAAACAAGAACTAGCAGATATGAATGTTCTTATAGAAGAATGGGGTGGTAAATACCAAGCCCATCATATTTCTGCAAAGAAAGGTGAAGGTATAGATGAACTACTAGAGGGCGTTATATTAGAAGCTGAAATATTAGAACTTAAAGCAAATCCAAATAGAAATGCAGCTGGAACAGTTGTAGATGCTTCTTTGGACAAAGGACGTGGATATGTAGCCACTACCATTGTACAAAATGGTACTTTGAAAGTAGGAGACGTGATTTTGGCTGGTTCGCATTTTGGTAAGGTACGTGCAATGATTGATCACTTGGGTAATCGTCTAGAACATGCTCCACCATCAACACCAGTTCAGATTTTAGGTCTTGATGGTGCGCCACAAGCTGGAGATAGATTCAATGTAATGAAGTCGGAACGTGAAGCAAAAGATATTGCTACTCGTAGAGAGCAAATTTTACGTGAGCAGTCTATTCGTGCTACTCGTCGTCTTACTCTTTCTGATATTAATAGAAGACTTGCAATTGGAAACTTCCAACAACTCAATCTTATCATCAAAGGTGATGTTGATGGTTCAGTTGAGGCATTGGCAGATTCACTACAAAAACTTTCTACTGACGAAGTAAATGTAAATGTTGTAATGAAAGGCGTAGGTCAGATTTCAGAATCAGACATCAACCTTGCAACTATTTCAGATGCAATTATCATTGGTTTCCAAGTTCGTCCATCTCGTAATGCTCGTGCATTGGCAGACAGAGAACAAGTAGAAGTACGTCTGTATTCGGTTATCTATAAAGCGATTGATGAAGTTAAGTCGGCTATTGTTGGTCTTCTTGCTCCAAAAATTGAAGAAGATATTGTTGGTACAGTTGAAATTCGTGAAACATTCAAAGTCTCTAAAGTGGGTGTTATTGCTGGTTGTATGGTTACGACTGGTAAAATCAAACGTAATAACAAAATCCGAATTATTCGTGATGGTATTGTTATCCACGAAGGAGAAATCGAAACTTTGAAACGTTACAAAGACGATGTACAAGAAGTTAAATCTGGGTTTGAATGTGGTATTTCTATCAAGAATTACAATGAAATTCAAGTTGGAGATGAGATAGAATCGTACGAGGAAAGAGAAGTGAAACGTACTTTTGAAGAACTCAAAAATGCGACACCTACTCCGAAAGAAGAAGCAACTAAAGAAGCTAAAGAAAGCAAAGAAAAACAAGCTAAAGAGAAAGAAACGAACTAA
- a CDS encoding cytochrome c peroxidase translates to MKKILNLLLVFSIFSCTEKETPKPQEELTGNYPTSELLYFGDANLPTDNITTYEGVELGRKLFYDKRLSSDGTVSCATCHKQELAFTDGKAKSIGVNNEEMPVSAMSLVNLTWNSRLTWNGKSQTLEEQAILPMENHQEMNQDAEITAQILSETTEYPVLFEKVFGSKEITPSKITKALAQFQRTLISNNSNYDKYLRGEYQPTESELRGIQLFFTHPDAERGIRGGNCGDCHLGSLTSGSTLGFEGLHNNGLDDDQNLKDGLFAVTQNRFDKGKFRTPSLRNIALTAPYMHDGRLQTLEEVIEHYDNGIKKSQTLSSLITAASNDFISDPNGEIRLALTEQEKKDIIAFLEMLTDEEFITNPKFSEPK, encoded by the coding sequence ATGAAAAAAATATTGAATTTGCTCTTGGTTTTTTCTATTTTCTCGTGTACAGAAAAAGAAACACCAAAACCCCAAGAAGAATTAACTGGAAATTACCCTACTTCCGAATTACTCTATTTTGGAGATGCAAACCTGCCAACAGATAATATAACAACTTATGAAGGAGTAGAGTTAGGTAGAAAATTATTCTATGACAAACGTCTTTCTTCTGATGGGACGGTTTCTTGTGCTACCTGCCATAAACAAGAATTAGCTTTTACAGATGGAAAAGCAAAAAGTATTGGTGTAAATAATGAAGAAATGCCAGTTAGTGCCATGTCGCTAGTAAATCTGACGTGGAATAGCCGTTTGACGTGGAACGGAAAAAGTCAAACACTGGAAGAACAAGCTATTTTGCCAATGGAAAATCATCAAGAAATGAATCAAGATGCAGAAATTACGGCTCAAATTCTTTCAGAAACAACTGAATATCCTGTGCTTTTTGAAAAAGTCTTTGGAAGCAAAGAAATCACACCTAGTAAAATCACAAAAGCTTTAGCACAGTTTCAGAGAACACTTATCAGCAATAATTCGAACTACGATAAATATTTGAGAGGCGAATACCAACCTACCGAATCCGAACTCAGAGGAATTCAATTATTTTTTACGCATCCAGATGCAGAACGAGGAATCCGTGGAGGTAATTGTGGTGATTGTCATTTGGGTTCGCTCACTTCTGGAAGCACATTAGGTTTTGAAGGCTTACACAATAACGGATTGGATGATGACCAAAATTTGAAAGATGGTTTATTTGCTGTTACTCAAAACCGTTTTGATAAAGGAAAATTTAGAACGCCTTCTCTCCGAAATATTGCCCTAACTGCTCCTTATATGCACGATGGAAGATTACAGACTTTAGAAGAAGTAATAGAACACTACGATAATGGAATCAAAAAAAGCCAAACTCTTTCCTCCTTGATTACGGCAGCCAGTAATGATTTTATTAGTGACCCAAATGGAGAAATTCGTTTAGCTCTGACTGAACAAGAAAAAAAGGATATTATTGCTTTCTTAGAAATGCTAACTGATGAAGAATTTATCACAAATCCTAAATTTAGTGAGCCTAAGTAA
- a CDS encoding lysylphosphatidylglycerol synthase transmembrane domain-containing protein produces the protein MKAHNFIFMNSTLKKALQFSISLLIGIIFFYFLYRNVDTAKMLEDLSKADYRIILLSMALGCLSHWSRGVRWTIALRPLGYKVQKRKAFVSVMVGYLMNIAFPRAGEVARCAFLKRTDNVPVETSFGSVIGERALDFVLLVSITTFTFLVEWDIIKGFLDKYADFGIYEQKFYDNIWLLWILIVLGVLTLGLIYLYRKQIRENAFVIKIQAFLGGLWKGILSITKLNRKQQVFYILHTVIIWACYHLMIYVLFFSIDATSDLTVMAGFTAMVMAGVGMVIPIPGGIGSFHFFVQQTLIAYGINETTALDFAFLGHTGQTVMVIIVGGISAAIGLYLWGGKSVVSKQSSVTS, from the coding sequence ATGAAAGCGCATAATTTTATTTTTATGAACTCTACTCTCAAAAAAGCACTCCAATTTAGCATTTCGCTGCTCATAGGAATTATATTTTTTTATTTTTTGTATCGTAATGTTGATACAGCCAAAATGCTTGAAGATTTGTCAAAGGCAGATTACAGAATTATACTCTTATCGATGGCATTAGGTTGTCTGTCGCATTGGAGTAGAGGTGTTCGTTGGACAATTGCACTACGTCCTTTAGGCTATAAAGTACAAAAAAGAAAAGCTTTTGTTTCGGTTATGGTAGGTTATCTTATGAATATTGCTTTTCCTCGTGCTGGAGAAGTAGCTCGTTGTGCTTTTTTGAAAAGAACTGATAATGTGCCTGTCGAAACTTCCTTTGGGTCTGTAATCGGAGAACGTGCTTTAGATTTTGTTCTTTTAGTATCAATTACAACTTTTACTTTTTTGGTAGAGTGGGATATAATAAAAGGGTTTTTAGATAAATATGCAGATTTTGGAATCTATGAACAAAAATTTTATGATAACATTTGGTTACTTTGGATTTTGATTGTCTTAGGCGTTTTGACTTTAGGGCTTATTTATTTATACAGAAAACAAATACGTGAAAATGCTTTTGTGATTAAAATTCAAGCATTTTTGGGAGGACTTTGGAAGGGGATTTTGTCAATAACAAAACTCAACAGAAAACAACAAGTCTTTTATATTTTACATACTGTGATTATTTGGGCATGTTATCATTTGATGATTTATGTCCTTTTCTTTTCTATTGATGCTACTTCTGACCTTACTGTTATGGCAGGTTTTACGGCTATGGTTATGGCAGGTGTGGGAATGGTTATTCCTATTCCAGGAGGAATTGGTTCTTTTCACTTTTTTGTTCAACAAACACTTATTGCGTATGGAATCAATGAAACAACAGCTTTAGATTTTGCTTTTTTAGGGCATACAGGACAAACAGTAATGGTTATTATTGTGGGTGGAATCAGTGCAGCAATTGGTTTATATCTTTGGGGAGGAAAATCAGTTGTCAGTAAACAGTCATCAGTTACAAGTTAA
- a CDS encoding TIGR03643 family protein, translated as MKKLKQLSERDKNRVIEMAWEDRTPFDAILSQFNLTEKETITLMRREMKPSSFRMWRKRVQGRSTKHSKKAADDLKRFRCSRQKAVSLNKISKR; from the coding sequence ATGAAAAAACTAAAACAACTTTCAGAACGAGATAAAAACCGAGTAATAGAAATGGCGTGGGAAGACAGAACGCCTTTTGATGCAATTCTATCACAGTTTAATTTAACAGAAAAAGAAACAATTACGCTCATGCGTAGAGAAATGAAACCTTCATCTTTCAGAATGTGGCGAAAGCGAGTACAGGGAAGAAGCACAAAACACTCCAAGAAAGCAGCTGATGATTTGAAGCGTTTCAGATGTAGCAGACAGAAGGCTGTTTCACTCAATAAAATTAGTAAAAGGTAA
- a CDS encoding metal ABC transporter permease, whose product MNEIIDFFLLTEPNTRYVVLGSILLGTSSAIVGCFTFLQKRALVGDAVAHSILPGVCGAFLMAGTKNPFFLIIGAFVSGWLSIICMNLITKYSKLKEDTAVALILSVFFGFGVMLLTYIQQSGNASQSGLESFLFGKAAALVGSDVWIFGGLAALMLLLVGLFYKEFIIVVFHKSFAQTIGLPIVAIEILLTTLTVLAVVVGIQSVGVVLMAAMLVTPAAAARFWTDKLHKMLFIAAGFGALAAIGGAFVSYIQTQMPTGPWIVLVASAIAMLSFFFAPKKGIVARKRRQYLYKKQILEENILKAIYHIAEKDATKSISSLEDIGLQRQFKPVLLKKSLKKLTRKQFIQKTQNGWGLTEKGNQKAKRLVKLHRLWELYLTEFVRLAPDHVHEAAEALEHILTPEIEAQLEVRLKYPQKDPHDREIPY is encoded by the coding sequence ATGAATGAGATAATTGATTTTTTTTTATTGACTGAACCAAATACTCGTTACGTAGTTTTGGGATCGATTCTGTTAGGTACAAGTTCGGCTATCGTGGGCTGTTTTACATTTTTGCAAAAACGAGCCTTAGTAGGCGATGCTGTTGCTCATTCCATCTTACCAGGGGTTTGTGGTGCTTTTTTGATGGCAGGAACAAAGAATCCATTTTTTTTGATTATAGGAGCTTTTGTTTCAGGTTGGCTTTCCATTATTTGTATGAATCTGATTACAAAGTATAGCAAACTCAAAGAAGATACAGCCGTTGCGCTTATTTTATCTGTTTTTTTTGGTTTTGGTGTGATGCTTCTTACGTATATCCAACAATCTGGAAATGCTTCACAGTCTGGTTTAGAGAGTTTTTTGTTTGGAAAAGCTGCTGCACTTGTGGGAAGTGATGTTTGGATTTTTGGTGGTTTGGCTGCTTTGATGTTACTTTTAGTTGGACTTTTTTACAAGGAGTTTATTATTGTTGTTTTTCATAAAAGCTTTGCTCAAACCATCGGACTTCCCATTGTTGCCATTGAAATTCTGCTTACTACACTTACCGTTTTGGCTGTCGTGGTAGGTATTCAGTCGGTGGGAGTGGTTCTGATGGCTGCAATGCTCGTTACTCCTGCTGCTGCTGCTCGTTTTTGGACAGATAAACTACACAAAATGCTTTTTATTGCTGCTGGTTTTGGTGCTTTGGCAGCTATTGGAGGAGCTTTTGTTTCTTATATTCAAACGCAAATGCCAACAGGTCCTTGGATTGTTTTGGTCGCTTCTGCTATTGCAATGCTTTCATTTTTCTTTGCACCAAAAAAAGGAATTGTAGCAAGGAAGCGAAGACAATATTTATATAAGAAACAGATTTTGGAAGAAAATATTCTGAAAGCTATTTATCATATTGCAGAAAAAGATGCTACCAAATCTATTTCTTCATTGGAGGATATTGGACTTCAAAGACAGTTTAAGCCTGTTTTACTCAAAAAGTCATTAAAAAAGCTAACACGAAAACAGTTTATTCAAAAAACTCAAAATGGATGGGGACTTACTGAAAAAGGAAATCAAAAAGCAAAACGACTAGTAAAGCTACATCGTCTTTGGGAGTTGTATTTAACCGAGTTTGTACGTCTTGCACCTGACCACGTACACGAAGCTGCAGAAGCTTTAGAGCATATTCTGACACCAGAAATAGAAGCGCAGTTAGAAGTTAGATTAAAATATCCACAAAAAGACCCTCACGATAGAGAAATTCCTTATTGA
- the gap gene encoding type I glyceraldehyde-3-phosphate dehydrogenase — translation MADKKIRVAINGFGRIGRVTFRALMKKSSIEVVAINDLTDTKTLAHLLKYDSVHGKFDGTISSTDDSLTINGKTIKVTAEREPSKLPWKENNIDVVLESTGFFTDKKAEGHISAGAKKVVISAPAKDGIKTVVLGVNDEILEGSDTLISNASCTTNCLAPMVKILNDKFGVEKGFITTVHAYTSDQNIHDAPHKDLRRARAAAYSIVPTTTGAAKAVGLVLPELSGKLDGCAMRVPIPDGSLTDLTVILKEEVTKEQINEVMKAASENELKGILEYTDEPLVSIDIVGNPHSCIFDSALTYASGTMVKVVGWYDNESGYSNRSADLIEKIG, via the coding sequence ATGGCAGATAAAAAAATTCGTGTAGCAATCAACGGTTTTGGACGCATCGGACGTGTTACGTTCCGTGCCTTAATGAAAAAATCGTCTATCGAAGTAGTAGCAATCAACGACCTTACAGACACAAAAACACTTGCCCACCTTCTCAAATATGATTCGGTACATGGCAAATTTGACGGAACTATCTCTTCTACTGATGATTCATTGACAATCAATGGAAAAACAATCAAAGTAACAGCAGAAAGAGAGCCTTCAAAGCTTCCTTGGAAAGAAAATAATATCGATGTAGTGTTGGAATCAACAGGATTCTTTACAGACAAAAAAGCAGAAGGACACATTAGCGCAGGAGCGAAAAAAGTAGTTATTTCTGCACCAGCAAAAGACGGCATCAAAACAGTAGTTTTGGGTGTAAATGATGAGATTTTGGAAGGTAGCGATACGCTTATTTCAAATGCTTCTTGTACTACAAACTGTCTTGCTCCAATGGTAAAAATCTTGAACGACAAATTTGGAGTAGAAAAAGGCTTCATCACAACTGTTCACGCTTATACTTCTGACCAAAATATCCACGATGCGCCACACAAAGACCTTCGTAGAGCTAGAGCAGCAGCTTATTCTATCGTTCCTACAACAACAGGTGCAGCAAAAGCAGTTGGTTTGGTTTTACCTGAATTGTCAGGCAAATTAGATGGTTGTGCTATGCGTGTTCCAATTCCAGACGGTTCTTTGACTGACCTTACTGTAATTTTGAAAGAAGAAGTTACAAAGGAGCAAATCAATGAAGTAATGAAAGCAGCTTCTGAAAATGAATTAAAAGGAATCTTAGAATATACAGATGAGCCATTGGTTTCTATTGATATTGTAGGAAATCCTCACTCTTGTATCTTTGATTCTGCACTTACGTATGCGAGTGGAACAATGGTAAAAGTAGTAGGTTGGTACGACAATGAATCGGGTTACTCAAATCGTTCGGCTGATTTGATAGAGAAAATAGGTTAA
- a CDS encoding anthranilate synthase component I family protein encodes MPTFLKKSLQWASTFKTFIYLNPNEIEYPHEPFSHVLAVGEKRKVCSNTAHKIEGKTSFDKLYNFWNSQSQTENSYLFGYFNYDLKNELENLSSSNLDNLGFPEFYFFEPKYILFFDTKGNLLIDKTKQENNFEDEILSQLIIEIENTEVESNKSIYNSTQPLSVSPPTTKNTSKPKINCHFSEKEYLQTVEIIKNHIVEGDVYELNLCIEFFIEKLELNPLEAYQELCKISKMPFSSFLKITIEENEKKTEKYALCASPERFLKKTGNRLISQPIKGTVKRGKTEDEDEEHKNYLKTSEKERAENMMIVDLVRNDLARSAEIGSTHVSEMFGIYTFQQVHQMISTVEATLSKDKNWSEAIKNAFPMGSMTGAPKIKATQLIEKYEKSKRGLYSGSIGYISPNGDFDFNVVIRTLFYDSLSKYASFQVGGAITYDSDPKSEWEECLLKAKAIRSLFE; translated from the coding sequence ATGCCAACCTTCCTAAAAAAATCCCTACAATGGGCTTCAACTTTCAAAACTTTTATTTACCTCAATCCAAATGAGATAGAATATCCCCATGAACCATTTTCACACGTTTTGGCAGTAGGAGAAAAAAGGAAAGTTTGTAGTAATACTGCTCATAAAATAGAAGGAAAAACAAGTTTTGATAAACTCTACAACTTTTGGAATAGTCAGAGCCAAACAGAGAATTCGTATCTTTTTGGCTATTTTAATTATGACTTAAAGAACGAATTGGAAAATTTATCTAGTTCTAATCTTGATAATTTAGGCTTTCCAGAATTTTATTTTTTCGAACCTAAATACATTTTATTTTTTGATACAAAAGGAAATTTACTAATTGATAAAACAAAACAAGAAAATAATTTTGAGGATGAAATTCTATCACAACTAATTATAGAAATAGAAAATACAGAAGTAGAAAGCAATAAGTCAATTTATAATTCTACACAGCCGTTGTCGGTGTCCCCACCGACGACAAAAAACACCTCAAAACCAAAAATAAACTGCCATTTTTCAGAAAAAGAATATTTACAAACTGTTGAGATAATTAAAAATCATATTGTAGAAGGCGATGTCTATGAACTCAATTTATGTATAGAGTTTTTTATCGAAAAATTAGAATTAAATCCTTTAGAAGCCTATCAAGAATTATGTAAAATCTCAAAAATGCCTTTTTCTTCTTTTCTGAAAATTACGATAGAAGAAAATGAAAAAAAGACTGAAAAATATGCGCTTTGTGCTTCTCCAGAACGATTTTTAAAGAAGACAGGAAACAGACTAATTTCTCAACCCATAAAAGGAACAGTAAAAAGAGGAAAAACAGAAGACGAAGATGAAGAACATAAAAATTACCTCAAAACAAGTGAAAAAGAAAGAGCTGAAAATATGATGATTGTAGATTTGGTCAGAAATGATTTGGCAAGAAGTGCAGAAATAGGTTCTACACATGTAAGCGAAATGTTTGGAATTTATACCTTTCAACAGGTTCATCAAATGATTTCTACGGTGGAAGCAACGTTATCAAAAGACAAAAATTGGTCAGAAGCCATCAAAAATGCCTTTCCAATGGGGAGCATGACAGGTGCACCCAAAATAAAGGCTACTCAATTAATAGAAAAATACGAAAAGTCAAAACGTGGTTTGTATTCGGGTTCGATTGGTTATATTTCTCCTAACGGCGATTTTGATTTCAATGTAGTTATCCGAACTCTTTTTTATGATTCACTTTCAAAATATGCTTCTTTTCAAGTCGGAGGAGCAATTACGTACGATTCTGACCCAAAAAGTGAATGGGAAGAGTGTTTGTTGAAAGCAAAGGCAATTCGAAGTCTTTTTGAATGA
- a CDS encoding glycosyltransferase family 9 protein: MKERTTFQKLKERIKIAFEVRLCHFIDKLVIASTKYNSTKDSLLIIRLDAIGDYILFRNFLEELAKDKVYKNYKRVLCGNAIWKSLFEEWDKETVNNVIWIDRKKFYKSSIYRYQKQKEIRKQGFEITIESTYSRLLLFGDAIANVSGAEKRIGNEGNTDNLIQKEKKLADSFYTQLLETPNKPVFEFDRNKIFFEQFLNRKIDLKYPFLLDKIDVTEKKENQIALFIGASEVYKTWHFENFAKLILELYSVNNELEFILIGGKNEQILAQNINYFIENNFENQSEILNSITDFTGKTNLIQLSQKIAESNLLVTNETVASHLGAATQTKTICIANGRHIGRFSPYLNEYNLPISYIFPPKIEEELKQNDKELVYQKYCNSMGNDINEITVEQVFVKIEEIVK; the protein is encoded by the coding sequence ATGAAAGAAAGAACGACATTCCAAAAACTAAAAGAACGAATCAAAATTGCTTTTGAAGTTCGTTTATGTCATTTTATCGATAAATTAGTTATTGCTTCTACAAAATACAATTCTACTAAAGATAGTCTTCTGATTATTCGTTTAGATGCAATTGGAGATTATATTTTATTCAGAAATTTTTTAGAAGAACTAGCAAAAGACAAAGTTTACAAAAACTACAAGCGTGTTTTGTGTGGAAATGCTATTTGGAAATCTTTGTTTGAAGAATGGGACAAAGAAACAGTAAATAATGTAATTTGGATTGACCGTAAAAAATTCTATAAAAGTTCTATTTATCGTTATCAAAAACAAAAAGAAATTAGAAAACAAGGTTTCGAAATAACTATCGAATCTACCTATTCAAGATTATTGCTTTTTGGAGATGCTATTGCGAATGTTTCGGGTGCAGAAAAACGAATTGGAAACGAAGGAAATACAGATAATTTAATCCAAAAAGAGAAAAAGTTAGCTGATAGTTTTTATACCCAATTACTAGAAACTCCCAACAAACCAGTTTTTGAATTTGATAGAAATAAAATCTTTTTTGAGCAGTTTTTGAATAGAAAAATCGATTTAAAATATCCTTTTCTACTAGATAAAATTGATGTAACAGAAAAAAAAGAAAATCAAATTGCTCTTTTTATTGGTGCAAGTGAAGTGTATAAAACGTGGCATTTTGAAAATTTTGCGAAACTTATTTTAGAGTTATATTCCGTTAATAATGAATTAGAGTTTATTTTGATTGGAGGAAAAAATGAACAAATTCTAGCTCAAAATATAAATTACTTTATTGAAAATAATTTTGAAAATCAAAGTGAAATTCTAAATTCAATAACTGACTTTACAGGAAAAACAAATCTCATTCAGCTTTCTCAAAAAATAGCAGAAAGTAATCTATTAGTTACTAACGAAACCGTAGCCTCACATCTTGGCGCAGCTACACAGACGAAGACTATTTGTATTGCCAATGGAAGACATATTGGGCGTTTTAGTCCGTACCTGAATGAATATAATTTACCTATTTCTTATATCTTTCCTCCTAAAATTGAAGAAGAGTTAAAGCAAAATGATAAAGAATTAGTTTATCAAAAATATTGTAATTCTATGGGAAATGATATTAATGAGATTACTGTTGAGCAAGTTTTTGTGAAGATAGAAGAAATAGTAAAATGA